TGTAGTGAGCCCGGTCGAACCACTCACGGCAGGTTCCGACTGCGGCAACCCGCTGGTCCTGAGAAACGTCCGGAACTGTTGCAAGTCGATCGTATAGTTCTTGAGCGTGTGAGGGGAAGCCGCTCGCTCCGCCTGAAGATACAACAGGTACGCCTCGATCTGTTCCAGCATCCGCTAAACCCTCTCCTGTTCCTGTCCGGTACGATACGAGGAATGAGCGGAAAGATCAAGGCAAAATCGGTCTTCACAGGTCTGAAGAGTGCCGGCTGCTTGCAAATCAATCCATCTGTACAGATGAACCGTTCTTTGTAACGCACCGTCGCCGTTACATGGCTCTATATACCAGATGGCCCAAGAGAAGTCGATCTTCCTTCTACCCTTACTGAAAGCGGGCCGATCTGATCATCGCGCACGCGAAGGTCCAAGACTTTCGACACGTGAAACAAGCACACGGTCTCCAAGCCGAACCCACTACCTGCTTTATCCCCCGCAGCAGCGTTTGGACTTCAGGCCGCTGCCGCAGGGACAGGGCGCGTTGCGGCCCACGGAGGCCCATAAGGCCTGGTGCTCCGGGCGACCCCACACAAGGGCGATCGCCCCGAAGTAGAGCAGCAGCGCGAAGAAGCCCCTGCCCATTAACTGCAAGAAGGCATAGAGCCACTTAAACAGGATCAGCTTCGCCATCGAGTAGTCGGTGGAAACCACGATACCGGCCGCGGTCTTCTGCGGCCATAGCTTAGTGTACTCGATGTTGACCAGCAACGAGAGGAACTGGGTGAGGATGAGCAGGGCGAGAGTGCAGGTGAGGACCTTGCCTCGTCTCGTGAGCGACCAACCTGGCGTCGCAAGCACGAGCGCGATAAGGAGTGCTAGTGGGTAGTCGCCGGAGGTCTCACGCAGGGGGATGCGACTGACGGTGACCTGCCGCTCGACGGTCCGCCTCATGATGGGGCGCTCTGCGACGATCCTGGTCCCCTCCACAAGGTAGCGAGTGCCGGGGGAGGATTCGATCGAGGGGATCAGGGGGGAGGAAAAAGCAGCGAGCAGGTGGGCGTACGGGGGCGCAAGCACCATCCACAGCAGGGCCAGGATGAGGAAGACGCCCCATGCACGTAGGATAAAGCCCCGCCAGGAGGCCTTAAGCGAGTCTGTGAATCCGGCTAAGCCAGATAAGCCAGCAGGCGGCGACAAGGGCGAGGAAGAGGGCCTGGAAAAAATAGAGATGGGCAATCTGAAACCCTCCGGGAAAATAGCGACCAATGCCGATCAGGGCAAGGACGCGAATGAGATTGGCGAGATAGAGCAGGATGGAGCCCATCGCGAATCCCAGGGTACGCTTTAACCAAGTCGCAGGGTAGGCAAAGATCGCTGAGGCGTACAGGCCGATCTCATAGATGGCGTTACAGTTGTTCTTGATCTCGACGGCAAAGCCGGGGATACCGACCGAGGCGCCTGAGACCCAGCTCTGAGCGCCCAGGGTCTTGAGGAGGGTATAGGAAAGCTGGGCGATGAAACGGGTAAACGGCACGACGAGCCGATCATCCAGGGCAAACAGGAAAAGGAAGCAAAGCAGGGTGTAGAGGCCAAAGCGCAGACAGAAATACAGGCTCGCCAGGCGCTGGGTGGCCTTATGCCGTATCGCGCTCATGGATAGCTATCAGCCTTTAGCTCACCGCTGATCGCTGCCTGTTCCGTC
The window above is part of the Candidatus Methylomirabilis sp. genome. Proteins encoded here:
- a CDS encoding archaeosortase/exosortase family protein — protein: MSAIRHKATQRLASLYFCLRFGLYTLLCFLFLFALDDRLVVPFTRFIAQLSYTLLKTLGAQSWVSGASVGIPGFAVEIKNNCNAIYEIGLYASAIFAYPATWLKRTLGFAMGSILLYLANLIRVLALIGIGRYFPGGFQIAHLYFFQALFLALVAACWLIWLSRIHRLA
- a CDS encoding SEC-C domain-containing protein, translating into MVLAPPYAHLLAAFSSPLIPSIESSPGTRYLVEGTRIVAERPIMRRTVERQVTVSRIPLRETSGDYPLALLIALVLATPGWSLTRRGKVLTCTLALLILTQFLSLLVNIEYTKLWPQKTAAGIVVSTDYSMAKLILFKWLYAFLQLMGRGFFALLLYFGAIALVWGRPEHQALWASVGRNAPCPCGSGLKSKRCCGG